AATCGGCAATCATGCCGAGCCGTTTAAACTGGTCCCGTTGCTTCTCCAACTGCTCCCAGGCGTAAGCTTCACACGCCTTGCGAAATTCGGCAACCGACATTTTTTTGCGGTCGATTTTTTTATTTTTCGTGAGCGCTGTTTCCACCGGCAGGCCATGCGTATCCCACCCGGGAATATAAGGGGCGTTAAATCCATCCATGGATCGGTGTCTGACAATGATATCTTTTAAAATCCGATTGAGCGCGTGACCGACGTGAATGTTGCCATTCGCGTAAATTGGCCCGTCATGCAAGACGAAAAGCGGTTTATCGGCATTTTTTTCAACCAACTGTTGATATAAACCCTCTTCTTCCCACCTCTCCTGACGTTCCGGCTCTTGGCTCGGGAGTTTTCCCCTCATCGGGAAATCGGTTTTCGGCATTAAAAGAGTTTGCTTGTAATTCATTTATTTTTCCTCCATTCGGTTATATGTACATAAAAAACCCCGCCCTGCGTAGGGACGAGGTTTACCCGCGGTACCACCCTGATAGCTGCATAAAAATGCAACGCCGCTCGGATCAAGTAACGTTTGATGGACGCCGGCGCCTACTCTGAAATAGCCGTTTCGGACCGGTGCTCGAGGGTGATCTTCATGAAGGGGGCTGACCAGGCTCTCACCATCCCCGGTTCGCTTACCAACGGATTCCTTCACTACTGTCCCTGTCATTGCGACGCACAGGAAGTGCTAGTGTCGGCATTACCACAGGACGTGGTGCTCTTTGCCGGCCGACGCACAGGAAGTGCTAGTGCCAGCATTACCACAGGACGTGACGGTTTTAGCCGACTTCCTTATCGATGATTTTCAAAAATTATATGGGAAATAACCGTTTTCGTCAAGTTAGCGGCTTTTACGTTTCTTCGGACGTTTGCCGGGCGTTCTCTGTCTCTCTTTCTTCTTGTTCTTCTTCGATGGTATCGGCAAGGTTGTCCCATTCCTCATCGTTGAGCATTTCCAACTGGGATTCAATCAGCATTTTAAAACGCATGCGATAAACCGACGCCTGCTTTTTCAGTTCTTCGGTTTCCAAAGCGATCTTGCGAGATTTGGCGAGCGCATCATTAATGATTCGGTCGGCGTTTTTTTCCGATTCCCGAATAATAAGCTGCGACTCCTTATTCGCGTTGCGTTTGATATCTTCGGCCGATTCTTGGGCAACATATATCGATTTATTCAATGTTTCTTCCATGTTGGAAAAATGATTCAGGCGATCCTCCAATTCATTCACTTTTTCAAACAATTCATTCTTTTGCCGAATCGTACTCTCATAATCTTTAATCACTTGGTCGAGAAATTCATTGACTTCATCTTCATCGTAACCGCGAAACGCTTTTGTAAATTGCTTATTATGAATATCAACCGGGGTTAGCGACATGGCCAGCCACCTCCAACTATGATTTTCCTAATCTTTTTTCCGCCCAAATACGATGCGAAGACGTCCCTTACGGGAACGATTTTCTACGGCGATCAGTGTGCTTCTCCCTTTGCCGCGGACAGAGATGACATCTCCTTCTTCCACGAACGTTGCTGGGTGATCGGTCGTTTTCCAATTCAATTTCACGCGTTCTCGCTCTATGTATGGCTTCACCTTCGAACGAGGGAGACGATACATGGCCGCGATCACCACATCCAGCCGCAACGAAGAGACGAAGCCGGTGTCTTCCTGCCACTCCTCTTCCACACGCACCGCTTCCGAAAGAGGTTTCGGGTTTGTTTGGAGCGAAGTGTTTCCCGCTTTCGTCAAATTCAATTCAATAAAATCCGCGATTTCTTTTGCGCAAAAAAATTGCAGGACGTCTTTCGTCACCGTAATGTCTCCGAAAAGTTCCCGTTTCACTCCTAGTGAAGTAAGTGCACCGAGAAGGTCACGGTGATGAATCTCCGTAAATTTGCGTGCATAATCAACGTCGAACAATGTTACTTGAAATCGATCTTCTTCCGCCTGTTCATAGAAAGGGTACAGAAGGGCCCGTTGTCGTTCTGCACCCGGCATTCCTCCGAAAAAAGCGACATGAACCGTTTCATCACGTCCAACCACCGCTGTCACGATCTCTCGTTCACGGGGGTCCAAAAAGCCGCTTAATTTCGCCTCATACATCATGCCAACATGGGATTTCCAATCTTCCACTTGCTGTATAAACGGTAACTCCTCTTTGCGAAAATGTTGATAAACCTCCATTCAATCGGCTCCTGTTAAAAGAAAATTGCGTAAACGCCACTCTGTGCCAGTCGCAAGGCGATCAGCGCGACAATCGGGGAAAGGTCTATCATACCGCCAATCGGAGGGATGATTCTACGGAAAGGTTCCAAATATGGCTCTACGA
The Salicibibacter kimchii DNA segment above includes these coding regions:
- a CDS encoding YggT family protein, whose protein sequence is MQMIGQLLVMGINLYTIAVFIYILSSWIPNLRESNFGQMLGSIVEPYLEPFRRIIPPIGGMIDLSPIVALIALRLAQSGVYAIFF
- a CDS encoding DivIVA domain-containing protein; translation: MSLTPVDIHNKQFTKAFRGYDEDEVNEFLDQVIKDYESTIRQKNELFEKVNELEDRLNHFSNMEETLNKSIYVAQESAEDIKRNANKESQLIIRESEKNADRIINDALAKSRKIALETEELKKQASVYRMRFKMLIESQLEMLNDEEWDNLADTIEEEQEERETENARQTSEET
- a CDS encoding RNA-binding protein, producing MEVYQHFRKEELPFIQQVEDWKSHVGMMYEAKLSGFLDPREREIVTAVVGRDETVHVAFFGGMPGAERQRALLYPFYEQAEEDRFQVTLFDVDYARKFTEIHHRDLLGALTSLGVKRELFGDITVTKDVLQFFCAKEIADFIELNLTKAGNTSLQTNPKPLSEAVRVEEEWQEDTGFVSSLRLDVVIAAMYRLPRSKVKPYIERERVKLNWKTTDHPATFVEEGDVISVRGKGRSTLIAVENRSRKGRLRIVFGRKKD